The following proteins are encoded in a genomic region of Stutzerimonas stutzeri:
- a CDS encoding 4'-phosphopantetheinyl transferase family protein, whose protein sequence is MNSSPRHPACCAPLQDHWPLPVALPGVRLLSTRFDPDRFDPEDFVRWGLAPMKAVNKRQAEFLAGRICAYEALRKTTGVPALPAVGEDRSPCWPGGVVGSITHGAGWAAVVAARSEQWRGLGLDVERLLPAARAERLAEEILTPWELQRYAELDAAQRALRVTLTFSIKESLFKALYPLVKTRFYFQEAELIHQGADGRARLRLLNDLSDEWKTGTELEGQFTQFEDYVLSLVSVPV, encoded by the coding sequence ATGAATAGCTCTCCCCGACATCCCGCCTGTTGCGCACCGCTGCAAGACCACTGGCCGCTACCGGTCGCCCTTCCCGGCGTACGGTTGCTGAGCACCCGCTTCGACCCCGACCGGTTCGATCCCGAGGACTTCGTCCGCTGGGGCCTTGCACCGATGAAGGCGGTGAACAAACGCCAGGCCGAATTCCTCGCCGGGCGCATCTGCGCGTATGAAGCCCTGCGCAAGACCACGGGCGTACCCGCCCTGCCCGCCGTCGGCGAAGACCGCTCGCCTTGCTGGCCCGGCGGTGTGGTCGGCTCGATCACCCATGGCGCGGGTTGGGCCGCCGTGGTCGCGGCGCGTAGCGAGCAATGGCGCGGGCTGGGGCTCGATGTGGAGCGCCTGCTACCCGCCGCGCGGGCCGAGCGGCTGGCGGAAGAAATCCTTACGCCGTGGGAGCTGCAACGCTATGCCGAGCTTGACGCGGCGCAGCGGGCCTTGCGCGTGACGCTGACCTTCTCGATCAAGGAGAGCCTGTTCAAGGCGCTCTATCCGCTGGTCAAGACGCGCTTCTATTTCCAGGAAGCGGAGCTGATCCACCAGGGTGCCGACGGCCGCGCACGCCTGCGTCTGCTCAACGACCTCTCGGATGAATGGAAAACCGGCACCGAGCTGGAAGGTCAGTTCACCCAGTTCGAGGACTACGTGCTGAGCCTGGTCAGCGTTCCGGTCTAA
- a CDS encoding ATP-binding protein, whose protein sequence is MNSIFLRIYGGVLAVLVLVGLLGAGGLHLLNEVRADHHREALAAGTFRLMAHNMSSMTPIERRQAANLWGRLLGIPLRVRTLDDVSLESRLETRLLRGQVLVEPLRPGSVTIFSLVSAKDRLVLTGEVEQLSEQLARATIYLLIDELIRYPEAEQPQRLAELKAARGFGYELELLTRDSASLDDDQRRRLDEGDTVMALVGGGEAVQVYAAVSGTGWIMSLGPLYQLNPYPPQLLVVIGVLGLSLIGLTVYLLVRQLEQRVRGVERAATRIAGGNLETRVPDAGTDSVGRLAKAFNGMAMHLQRLLAVQREMVSAVAHELRTPVARLRFGLEMAAEAQTPEARSRYLEGMDSDIDDLDRLVDEMLVYTRLERGSPELTFQRVDLGALVDQVISELAPLRADVHVERGACTVAVEGDSLVEAEPRYLRRALSNLVTNAMRHADKRVQVSFAVDAERASLSVDDDGPGVPEEAWEKVFTPFLRLDDSRTRASGGHGLGLSIVRRISYWHGGRSQIGHSELGGARFSLVWPRKQTGARLPAQ, encoded by the coding sequence GTGAATTCGATCTTCCTGCGCATCTACGGCGGGGTGCTCGCCGTGCTGGTGCTGGTCGGGTTGCTGGGAGCCGGAGGGCTGCACCTGCTCAACGAGGTGCGTGCCGATCACCATCGCGAGGCGCTCGCCGCCGGCACCTTTCGCCTGATGGCGCACAACATGAGCAGCATGACGCCCATCGAGCGGCGCCAGGCGGCGAATCTCTGGGGCCGCCTGCTGGGCATCCCGCTGCGGGTGCGCACGCTGGATGACGTCAGTCTGGAAAGCCGCCTGGAGACCCGATTGCTGCGCGGGCAGGTGCTGGTCGAGCCGTTGCGACCGGGCAGCGTGACGATCTTTTCCCTGGTCAGCGCCAAGGACCGCCTGGTGCTGACCGGGGAGGTGGAACAGCTCAGCGAGCAGCTTGCGCGCGCCACCATCTATCTGCTGATCGACGAACTGATCCGCTACCCCGAAGCCGAACAACCCCAACGCCTGGCCGAGCTCAAGGCGGCCCGCGGCTTCGGTTATGAGCTGGAGCTGCTGACGCGTGACAGCGCCAGCCTCGATGACGACCAGCGCCGCCGCCTGGACGAAGGCGACACGGTGATGGCGCTGGTGGGCGGCGGCGAAGCGGTGCAGGTCTATGCGGCGGTGTCCGGCACCGGCTGGATCATGTCGCTGGGGCCGCTGTATCAGCTCAATCCCTATCCGCCCCAGTTGCTGGTGGTGATCGGCGTGCTCGGCCTGTCATTGATCGGGCTGACCGTCTACCTGCTGGTGCGGCAACTGGAGCAGCGCGTGCGCGGCGTCGAACGTGCCGCCACGCGGATTGCCGGCGGCAACCTCGAAACGCGCGTGCCGGATGCCGGCACCGATTCGGTCGGGCGTCTGGCCAAGGCTTTCAACGGCATGGCCATGCACCTGCAGCGCCTGCTGGCGGTACAGCGGGAGATGGTCAGTGCGGTCGCACACGAGCTGCGCACCCCGGTGGCGCGCCTGCGCTTCGGCCTGGAAATGGCCGCCGAAGCGCAGACGCCCGAGGCGCGCAGTCGCTACCTCGAGGGGATGGATAGCGACATCGACGACCTCGATCGGCTGGTCGACGAAATGCTCGTCTATACGCGACTGGAGCGCGGCTCGCCGGAGCTGACCTTTCAACGCGTGGACCTCGGCGCACTGGTGGATCAGGTGATCAGCGAACTGGCGCCGCTGCGTGCCGACGTGCATGTCGAGCGGGGTGCCTGCACGGTCGCAGTCGAGGGCGATAGCTTGGTCGAGGCCGAGCCGCGCTACTTGCGCCGGGCGCTGAGCAATCTGGTCACCAACGCCATGCGTCATGCCGACAAGCGGGTGCAGGTGAGTTTTGCCGTGGATGCCGAACGCGCCAGCCTGAGTGTCGACGATGACGGCCCCGGTGTGCCGGAGGAGGCGTGGGAAAAGGTCTTCACGCCCTTTCTGCGGCTGGACGACAGCCGCACGCGCGCCTCTGGCGGCCATGGGCTGGGGCTGTCCATCGTGCGGCGGATTTCCTACTGGCACGGCGGCCGCTCGCAGATCGGCCACAGCGAGCTGGGCGGTGCCCGCTTCAGCCTGGTCTGGCCGCGCAAGCAGACGGGGGCGCGGCTTCCGGCGCAGTGA
- a CDS encoding winged helix-turn-helix domain-containing protein: MDQESWNILIVEDDQRLAELTREYLESNGMQVSIEANGALAAERIIAERPDLVVLDLMLPGEDGLSICRKVRDRYDGPILMLTARADDLDQVLGLEIGADDYVCKPVRPRLLLARIRALLRRREGAEAAPAGTTKRIQYGPLVVDNALREAWLRGEGIELTGAEFDLLWLLASNPGRTLSREQIFAELRGIEYDGQDRSIDVRISRIRPKIGDDPEHPRLIKTVRGKGYLFVSEAAEALQ; encoded by the coding sequence GTGGATCAAGAGTCTTGGAACATCCTCATTGTCGAAGATGACCAGCGGTTGGCTGAGCTGACCCGCGAGTATCTGGAAAGTAATGGCATGCAGGTCTCGATCGAGGCGAACGGTGCCTTGGCGGCCGAGCGCATCATCGCCGAGCGGCCGGATCTGGTCGTGCTGGACCTGATGCTGCCCGGCGAAGACGGGCTGTCGATCTGTCGCAAGGTGCGGGACCGCTACGATGGACCGATCCTGATGCTCACCGCCCGCGCCGATGACCTCGATCAGGTGCTCGGCCTGGAGATCGGCGCTGACGACTATGTCTGCAAGCCGGTCCGTCCGCGGCTGTTGCTGGCGCGCATCCGTGCCCTGCTGCGCCGTCGCGAGGGTGCCGAAGCCGCGCCCGCCGGCACGACCAAGCGCATCCAGTACGGCCCGCTGGTGGTCGACAACGCGCTGCGCGAGGCCTGGTTGCGCGGGGAGGGCATCGAGCTGACCGGGGCGGAATTCGATCTGCTTTGGCTGCTGGCGTCCAACCCGGGGCGGACGCTGTCGCGCGAGCAGATCTTCGCCGAACTGCGCGGCATCGAATACGACGGCCAGGATCGCTCCATCGATGTGCGCATCTCGCGCATCCGGCCGAAGATCGGCGACGACCCGGAACATCCCCGGCTGATCAAGACGGTGCGCGGCAAGGGTTACCTGTTCGTGTCCGAAGCGGCCGAAGCGCTGCAGTGA
- a CDS encoding ribonucleoside-diphosphate reductase subunit alpha, which yields MQNESIRENPHADSTLDLAATAPGQLRVIKRNGTVVPYTDDKITVAITKAFLAVEGNNASASSRIHDTVQRLTEQVTATFKRRMPSGGTIHIEEIQDQVELALMRSGEQKVARDYVIYRESRSQERKRGAIETPVDAHPSIRIKRADGSLSPLDLGRLNTIITEACEGLEEVDGALIQKETLKNLYDGVEQTDVNTALVMTARTLVEREPNYSYVTARLLMDTLRAEALSFLEVAESATHHEMADLYAKALPAYVEKGVEFELLDPRLKEFDLAKLGAAINHEQDQQFTYLGLQTLYDRYFLHKDGVRFELPQIFFMRVAMGLAIEEEQREARAIEFYNLLSSFDYMASTPTLFNAGTLRPQLSSCYLTTVPDDLGGIYDAIRDNALLSKFAGGLGNDWTPVRALGAYIKGTNGKSQGVVPFLKVVNDTAVAVNQGGKRKGAVCAYLETWHLDIEEFLELRKNTGDDRRRTHDMNTANWIPDLFMKRVFDDGKWTLFSPSEVPDLHDLTGKAFEERYEYYEALIEYGKIKNYKTLQAKDLWRKMLSMLFETGHPWLTFKDPCNLRSPQQHVGVVHSSNLCTEITLNTNKDEIAVCNLGSINLPRHIVDGKLDTAKLERTVRTAVRMLDNVIDINYYSVPQAQNSNFKHRPVGLGIMGFQDALYLQHIPYGSDAAIDFADKSMEAVSYYAIQASCDLADERGAYESFQGSLWSQGILPLDSQQILIEARGQKYIDVDLSESLDWAPVRARVKNGIRNSNIMAIAPTATIANITGVSQSIEPTYQNLYVKSNLSGEFTVINPYLVRDLKARGLWDAVMINDLKYYDGSVQQIERIPQELKDLYATAFEVETKWIVDAASRRQKWIDQAQSLNLYIAGASGKKLDVTYRMAWYRGLKTTYYLRALAATSTEKSTVNTGKLNAVSSGGNSGPSAAPAKAAPAPEMAAGPAPVPKACAIDEPDCEACQ from the coding sequence ATGCAAAACGAGTCCATTCGCGAGAACCCACACGCCGACAGCACGCTGGACCTGGCCGCCACGGCGCCGGGCCAGCTGCGCGTGATCAAGCGCAACGGTACCGTCGTCCCCTACACCGATGACAAGATCACCGTCGCCATCACCAAGGCGTTTCTCGCAGTGGAAGGCAACAACGCCTCCGCCTCGTCGCGCATCCACGACACGGTTCAGCGCCTGACCGAGCAGGTCACCGCCACCTTCAAGCGCCGCATGCCCTCCGGCGGCACCATCCACATCGAAGAAATCCAGGACCAGGTCGAACTGGCCCTGATGCGTTCCGGCGAGCAGAAGGTTGCCCGCGACTACGTGATCTACCGCGAATCGCGCAGCCAGGAGCGCAAGCGTGGCGCCATCGAGACACCGGTCGACGCCCACCCGAGCATCCGCATCAAGCGTGCCGACGGCAGCCTGTCGCCGCTGGACCTGGGCCGCCTGAACACCATCATCACCGAAGCCTGCGAAGGCCTCGAAGAAGTCGATGGCGCGCTGATCCAGAAAGAAACCCTGAAGAACCTCTACGACGGCGTCGAGCAGACCGACGTCAACACCGCCCTGGTGATGACCGCCCGTACCCTGGTCGAGCGTGAGCCGAACTACTCCTACGTCACTGCCCGCCTGCTGATGGACACCCTGCGCGCCGAAGCCCTGAGCTTCCTGGAAGTCGCCGAGTCGGCCACCCATCACGAAATGGCCGACCTCTACGCCAAGGCCCTGCCCGCCTACGTGGAAAAGGGCGTCGAGTTCGAACTGCTCGACCCGCGCCTGAAGGAATTCGACCTGGCCAAGCTGGGCGCCGCGATCAACCACGAGCAGGACCAGCAGTTCACCTACCTCGGCCTGCAGACCCTCTACGACCGCTACTTCCTGCACAAGGACGGCGTGCGCTTCGAGCTGCCGCAGATCTTCTTCATGCGCGTCGCCATGGGCCTGGCCATCGAGGAAGAACAGCGTGAAGCCCGCGCCATCGAGTTCTACAACCTGCTGTCGTCCTTCGACTACATGGCCTCCACGCCGACCCTGTTCAACGCCGGCACCCTGCGTCCGCAGCTGTCCTCCTGCTACCTGACCACCGTGCCGGACGACCTGGGCGGCATCTACGACGCCATCCGCGATAACGCCCTGCTCTCCAAGTTCGCCGGCGGCCTGGGCAACGACTGGACCCCGGTGCGTGCACTGGGCGCCTACATCAAGGGCACCAACGGCAAATCCCAGGGCGTCGTGCCCTTCCTCAAAGTGGTCAACGACACCGCGGTGGCGGTCAACCAGGGCGGCAAGCGCAAGGGCGCCGTCTGCGCCTACCTGGAAACCTGGCACCTGGACATCGAGGAATTCCTCGAGCTGCGCAAAAACACCGGTGACGACCGTCGCCGTACCCACGACATGAACACCGCCAACTGGATTCCGGACCTGTTCATGAAGCGCGTCTTCGACGACGGCAAGTGGACCCTGTTCTCGCCGAGCGAAGTACCCGACCTGCACGACCTCACCGGCAAGGCCTTCGAGGAACGCTACGAGTACTACGAAGCCCTGATCGAATACGGCAAGATCAAGAACTACAAGACCCTGCAGGCCAAAGACCTGTGGCGCAAGATGCTGTCCATGCTGTTCGAAACCGGCCACCCATGGCTGACCTTCAAGGACCCGTGCAACCTGCGCAGCCCGCAGCAGCACGTCGGCGTGGTGCACAGCTCCAACCTCTGCACCGAGATCACGCTGAACACCAACAAGGACGAGATCGCCGTCTGCAACCTGGGCTCGATCAACCTGCCGCGCCACATCGTCGACGGCAAGCTCGACACCGCCAAGCTGGAGCGCACCGTGCGCACCGCCGTGCGGATGCTCGATAACGTCATCGACATCAACTATTACTCCGTGCCGCAGGCGCAGAACTCCAACTTCAAGCACCGCCCGGTGGGCCTGGGCATCATGGGCTTCCAGGACGCGCTGTACCTGCAGCACATCCCCTACGGCTCCGATGCCGCCATCGACTTCGCCGACAAGTCCATGGAAGCGGTCAGCTACTACGCCATCCAGGCCTCCTGCGACCTGGCCGACGAGCGCGGTGCCTACGAGAGCTTCCAGGGTTCGCTGTGGAGCCAGGGCATCCTGCCGCTGGACTCGCAGCAGATCCTCATCGAAGCGCGTGGCCAGAAGTACATCGACGTCGACCTGTCCGAGTCCCTGGACTGGGCGCCGGTCCGTGCCCGCGTCAAGAACGGCATCCGTAACTCGAACATCATGGCCATCGCGCCGACCGCGACCATCGCCAACATCACCGGCGTATCGCAGTCCATCGAGCCGACCTACCAGAACCTGTACGTGAAATCGAACCTCTCGGGCGAATTCACCGTGATCAACCCCTACCTGGTTCGCGACCTCAAGGCGCGCGGCCTGTGGGACGCGGTCATGATCAACGACCTCAAGTACTACGACGGTTCGGTACAGCAGATCGAGCGCATCCCGCAGGAGTTGAAAGACCTCTACGCGACCGCCTTCGAAGTGGAAACCAAGTGGATCGTCGACGCCGCCAGCCGCCGCCAGAAGTGGATCGACCAGGCCCAGTCGCTGAACCTCTACATCGCCGGCGCCAGCGGCAAGAAGCTGGACGTGACCTACCGCATGGCCTGGTACCGTGGCCTGAAAACCACCTACTACCTCCGTGCCCTGGCCGCGACCAGCACCGAGAAGTCCACCGTCAACACCGGCAAGCTCAACGCCGTGTCCAGCGGTGGCAACAGCGGCCCGAGCGCCGCCCCGGCCAAGGCGGCGCCCGCACCAGAAATGGCAGCCGGCCCGGCACCAGTGCCAAAAGCGTGCGCAATCGATGAGCCAGACTGCGAAGCCTGCCAATAA
- a CDS encoding ribonucleotide-diphosphate reductase subunit beta, with translation MLSWDEFDEEETITAAPAAPQAAAASNEAPAKLDQDAAGSVEEARAVASDDSAAVARAKKALNDLDIQEGLDELEGESARVHVGDKQMINARADLNQLVPFKYDWAWQKYLDGCANHWMPQEVNMNADIALWKSPDGLSEDERRIVKRNLGFFSTADSLVANNLVLAVYRLITNPECRQYILRQAFEEAIHTHAYQYCIESLGMDEGEIFNMYHEIPSVAKKASWGLKYTRSISDPTFQTGTVETDKEFLRNLIAYYCVLEGIFFYCGFTQILSMGRRNKMTGTAEQFQYILRDESMHLNFGIDVINQIKIENPHLWDAAMKDEATQMILQGTQLEIEYARDTMPRGVLGMNASMMEDYLKFIANRRLTQIGLKEEYPGTTNPFPWMSEIMDLKKEKNFFETRVIEYQTGGALSWD, from the coding sequence ATGCTGAGCTGGGACGAATTCGACGAAGAAGAAACCATCACCGCCGCTCCGGCCGCCCCCCAGGCCGCTGCCGCCAGCAACGAAGCCCCCGCCAAACTCGACCAGGACGCCGCCGGCTCCGTCGAAGAAGCCCGCGCCGTTGCCTCTGACGACTCCGCTGCCGTCGCCCGTGCCAAGAAGGCCCTGAACGACCTCGACATCCAGGAAGGCCTGGACGAACTCGAAGGCGAATCCGCCCGCGTTCACGTCGGCGACAAGCAGATGATCAACGCCCGCGCCGACCTCAACCAGCTCGTACCCTTCAAGTACGACTGGGCCTGGCAGAAGTATCTGGATGGTTGCGCCAACCACTGGATGCCGCAGGAAGTGAACATGAACGCCGACATCGCCCTGTGGAAGAGCCCGGACGGCCTCTCCGAGGACGAGCGCCGCATCGTCAAGCGCAACCTCGGCTTCTTCTCCACCGCCGACAGCCTGGTCGCCAACAACCTCGTGCTGGCCGTGTACCGCCTGATCACCAACCCCGAGTGCCGCCAGTACATCCTGCGCCAGGCCTTCGAAGAGGCGATCCACACCCACGCCTACCAGTACTGCATCGAATCGCTGGGCATGGATGAAGGCGAGATCTTCAACATGTACCACGAGATCCCGAGCGTCGCGAAGAAAGCCTCCTGGGGCCTCAAGTACACCCGCTCCATCTCCGACCCGACCTTCCAGACCGGCACCGTCGAGACGGATAAGGAATTCCTGCGCAACCTCATCGCCTACTACTGCGTACTGGAAGGCATATTCTTCTACTGCGGCTTCACCCAGATTCTCTCCATGGGCCGCCGCAACAAGATGACCGGCACCGCCGAGCAGTTCCAATACATCCTGCGCGACGAGTCCATGCACCTGAACTTCGGCATCGACGTGATCAACCAGATCAAGATCGAAAACCCCCACCTGTGGGACGCCGCCATGAAGGACGAAGCGACCCAGATGATCCTTCAGGGTACCCAACTGGAAATCGAATACGCCCGCGACACCATGCCCCGCGGCGTCCTCGGCATGAACGCCTCGATGATGGAGGACTACCTCAAGTTCATCGCCAACCGTCGCCTGACGCAGATTGGTTTGAAGGAAGAGTACCCAGGCACCACCAACCCGTTCCCGTGGATGAGCGAGATCATGGACCTCAAGAAGGAGAAGAACTTCTTTGAGACGCGGGTGATTGAGTATCAGACGGGTGGGGCGTTGAGCTGGGATTGA
- a CDS encoding TIR domain-containing protein, whose product MTQDLFAEINNAVLDLQASQLQTYERPLKKLAQLLRHPELEPYTSELTEGLDLDLFLKESEKSGGSFVGSAQLAFPDDSKEELGLTLLLIQKLGDNPRYAINFSHHFFYSGKKVIAGIHSLTGQLIIPFVRDFKNYVQAKGNTQPVLKPPLSSKVFIVHGHDDGARETVARFLERIGLEAIILHEQANQGRTVIEKVIAHGDVGFAVVLLTPDDEGCAKGGNLEPRARQNVLLELGYFIGRLGRDKVCALKRGTLEIPSDFAGVVWEQMDSGSGWKQALARELAAAGHDIDWNKVMRS is encoded by the coding sequence ATGACTCAAGACCTCTTTGCTGAAATCAACAACGCAGTTCTTGATCTGCAGGCTTCTCAACTTCAAACATATGAACGCCCGCTGAAAAAGCTCGCTCAATTGTTGAGACACCCTGAGCTCGAGCCCTACACCAGTGAGCTTACAGAGGGGCTAGATCTGGACCTCTTCCTCAAGGAAAGCGAAAAATCCGGCGGAAGCTTTGTGGGAAGCGCCCAATTGGCCTTTCCAGATGATTCTAAGGAAGAGCTCGGATTGACTTTACTTCTCATCCAGAAGCTGGGTGATAACCCGCGCTATGCAATCAATTTCAGCCATCACTTTTTCTATTCTGGAAAAAAGGTTATCGCCGGCATCCACTCTTTAACTGGGCAACTCATCATTCCTTTTGTTCGTGACTTCAAAAATTACGTCCAAGCCAAAGGAAACACCCAACCCGTGTTAAAGCCTCCTCTTTCCAGCAAAGTCTTCATTGTGCATGGCCACGATGATGGGGCGCGCGAAACAGTGGCGCGCTTCTTGGAGCGTATCGGGCTAGAAGCCATCATCCTGCACGAGCAGGCTAATCAAGGACGTACCGTTATCGAAAAAGTGATTGCGCACGGTGATGTCGGCTTTGCCGTGGTCCTGCTCACCCCCGATGACGAAGGCTGTGCGAAGGGTGGAAATCTTGAACCGCGGGCCAGACAAAACGTTCTGCTGGAACTGGGCTACTTTATTGGCCGCCTGGGTCGCGATAAGGTCTGCGCCCTCAAGCGGGGCACGCTAGAGATTCCTAGTGACTTTGCAGGCGTCGTTTGGGAACAGATGGACAGTGGCAGCGGTTGGAAGCAAGCCCTTGCTCGCGAACTGGCGGCAGCAGGCCACGACATCGACTGGAACAAGGTGATGCGCAGTTGA